The proteins below are encoded in one region of Limnohabitans sp. 63ED37-2:
- a CDS encoding C40 family peptidase, which yields MRWILFLSVLAALNLPAWSSPTEDTPAAGLTERGLVSQIGSQLSVVKDKAGDQAAGMVEQAMGLLGVPYRRGGNTESTGFDCSGFVRHLYEKSVGQILPRRAVDQARATEVIERDELKPGDLVFFNTMRRTFSHVGIYVGDGKFIHAPRAGKAVNIDDMRSAYWQKRFNGARRVPVNSDNAKP from the coding sequence ATGCGTTGGATTCTTTTTTTATCGGTACTCGCCGCCCTGAACCTGCCTGCTTGGTCTTCTCCGACAGAAGACACTCCGGCAGCGGGCCTGACCGAGCGCGGCCTCGTCTCTCAAATCGGCTCCCAACTGAGCGTGGTCAAAGACAAGGCCGGCGACCAAGCCGCTGGCATGGTGGAGCAGGCCATGGGCTTGTTGGGCGTGCCCTACCGCCGTGGCGGCAACACCGAGAGCACGGGTTTTGATTGCAGCGGCTTTGTACGTCATCTCTACGAAAAATCGGTCGGACAAATTTTGCCGCGCCGCGCCGTTGACCAGGCCCGGGCCACAGAGGTCATCGAACGCGATGAGCTCAAACCCGGTGATCTGGTGTTTTTCAACACCATGCGCCGCACCTTCAGCCATGTGGGCATTTACGTGGGCGATGGCAAATTCATCCACGCTCCACGCGCTGGCAAAGCCGTCAACATTGACGATATGCGCAGCGCCTATTGGCAAAAACGCTTCAATGGTGCACGCCGGGTGCCTGTGAACAGCGACAATGCCAAACCATGA
- a CDS encoding isochorismatase family protein, protein MLIDADESQLVLVDFQARLKPAMLDADAVWANAARLATLAQALDVPTWGTEQNPSRLGEMPPEIRSYCRQVLAKMQFSAVEEGLGEWLQPEPVQALRGNARSLPRHLQKPQPGADPRKTIVLAGCEAHICLMQTALDLLEDEFEVWVVTDACSSRTERNRDAAYDRLAGAGAELVTAEMVAFEWIRSAEHPDFKLLQSLFK, encoded by the coding sequence ATGTTGATCGATGCAGATGAAAGCCAATTGGTGCTGGTGGATTTTCAGGCCCGTTTGAAGCCCGCGATGCTGGACGCGGACGCCGTTTGGGCCAATGCCGCACGATTGGCCACCTTGGCCCAGGCCCTCGATGTGCCCACCTGGGGCACCGAGCAAAACCCCTCGCGCTTGGGCGAGATGCCTCCGGAAATTCGCAGCTACTGCCGTCAGGTGCTGGCCAAGATGCAGTTCAGCGCCGTGGAAGAAGGCTTGGGTGAGTGGCTGCAGCCCGAGCCGGTGCAGGCCCTGCGCGGCAATGCCCGCAGCTTGCCCAGGCATTTGCAAAAGCCACAGCCCGGGGCCGACCCCCGCAAGACCATTGTGTTGGCCGGGTGTGAGGCCCACATCTGTTTGATGCAAACGGCCTTGGATTTGCTGGAAGACGAGTTCGAGGTCTGGGTGGTGACCGATGCCTGCAGCTCGCGCACCGAGCGCAACCGCGATGCTGCCTACGACCGCCTGGCAGGTGCCGGTGCTGAGTTGGTGACCGCCGAGATGGTGGCGTTTGAATGGATTCGCTCGGCCGAGCACCCCGATTTCAAGCTGCTGCAAAGCCTGTTCAAGTGA
- a CDS encoding VOC family protein, whose product MKTQIDHLVVMAASLDEGVQWCEDTLGITPGPGGEHEKYGTHNRLFKIASPQFPLAYFEIIAINPLAVIPKRAQVPRWFDMDNPTLQKAVAQGPRLVHFVSSTEDVKAARHVLRTQGIERGQVVHASRKSSKGTLNWQITVRDDGERLFNGCLPTLIQWGKPEATDPLRLHPRNSLPRSGVTLQSLTVSHPSGAKLQAAFDAIGLAHIAIETGPANLVASLQTPKGLVQLQSLGI is encoded by the coding sequence ATGAAAACTCAAATTGATCACCTGGTGGTGATGGCCGCCTCGCTGGACGAGGGCGTGCAATGGTGCGAAGATACCTTGGGCATCACCCCTGGCCCCGGTGGCGAGCATGAAAAATACGGCACCCACAACCGCCTTTTCAAAATTGCTTCGCCGCAATTTCCTCTGGCCTATTTCGAAATCATCGCCATCAACCCCTTGGCGGTGATCCCCAAACGCGCCCAGGTGCCGCGCTGGTTCGACATGGACAACCCCACCTTACAAAAAGCAGTGGCGCAAGGCCCCCGGCTGGTCCACTTTGTCAGCAGCACCGAGGACGTCAAAGCCGCCCGCCATGTGCTGCGCACACAAGGCATTGAGCGCGGTCAGGTGGTGCACGCCAGCCGCAAATCGAGCAAAGGCACGCTCAACTGGCAAATCACCGTGCGCGATGACGGTGAACGCTTGTTCAACGGTTGCTTGCCCACCCTGATTCAGTGGGGCAAGCCCGAGGCCACCGACCCGCTGCGCCTGCACCCACGCAACAGCCTGCCCCGCTCGGGTGTGACGCTGCAAAGCCTCACCGTGAGTCACCCCAGCGGTGCCAAGCTGCAAGCCGCTTTTGATGCCATCGGTTTGGCCCACATCGCCATCGAAACCGGACCGGCCAATTTGGTGGCCAGCCTGCAAACCCCCAAAGGACTGGTGCAGCTGCAAAGCCTGGGGATTTAA
- a CDS encoding propionate--CoA ligase: MGNFAEFHARSINDRDVFWAEQAKLVDWKVQPQQICDYSNPPFAKWFVGGQTNLCHNAVDRHLAERADQPALIFVSTETNQERTYTFCELHTEVQRMAAILQDLGVVKGDRVLIYMPMIAEAAFAMLACVRLGAIHSVVFGGFASHSLATRIEDASPKVIISADAGSRGGKGVPYKPLLDEAIKLSAHKPVNVIMVDRKLAAFTPVAGRDVDYATERAKHMDAVVPCVWVESTHPSYTLYTSGTTGKPKGVQRDTGGYTVALAASIPNVFEGKPGGTFFCTSDIGWVVGHSYIIYGPLIGGMATILYEGLPIRPDGGIWWSLVEKYKVQVMFSAPTAIRVLKKQDPALLSKYDLSSLQALFLAGEPLDEPTAKWISEGLSGKAIIDNYWQTETGWPILSICNGVEKAPSKFGSPGKAIYGYNVKLVDDQTGEELTGANQKGVLTIEGPLPPGNLQTIWGDDERFVKTYWKTVPNKLVYSTFDWAVRDEDGYFFILGRTDDVINVAGHRLGTREIEESISSHPNIAEVAVVGVADQLKGQVAMAFAIAKDTSGLTDAAARLKLEGEVMKVVDSQLGAVARPSRVFFVSALPKTRSGKLLRRAIQAVAEGRDPGDLTTMDDPAALQQIVDQIQG, encoded by the coding sequence ATGGGCAATTTCGCAGAATTTCACGCCCGGTCGATCAACGACCGCGACGTTTTTTGGGCCGAGCAGGCCAAACTGGTGGACTGGAAAGTCCAGCCCCAGCAAATCTGTGATTACAGCAACCCGCCTTTTGCCAAGTGGTTCGTCGGTGGCCAGACCAACCTGTGCCACAACGCGGTGGACCGGCACCTGGCCGAGCGTGCCGATCAGCCTGCATTGATTTTTGTGTCGACTGAAACGAACCAGGAAAGAACCTACACCTTCTGCGAACTGCACACCGAAGTGCAGCGCATGGCCGCCATCTTGCAAGACCTGGGTGTGGTCAAAGGTGACCGCGTGCTGATTTACATGCCCATGATCGCCGAGGCGGCTTTTGCCATGCTGGCCTGCGTGCGCTTGGGCGCGATCCACTCGGTGGTATTTGGTGGTTTTGCCTCGCATTCGCTGGCCACCCGCATCGAGGACGCCTCGCCCAAAGTCATCATCAGCGCCGACGCCGGCTCCCGTGGCGGCAAGGGTGTACCTTATAAGCCGTTGCTGGACGAAGCCATCAAGCTCTCGGCCCACAAACCGGTCAACGTGATCATGGTGGACCGCAAACTGGCTGCCTTCACCCCTGTGGCCGGACGCGATGTGGATTACGCCACCGAGCGGGCCAAGCACATGGATGCGGTCGTGCCGTGCGTGTGGGTCGAATCCACGCACCCCAGCTACACGCTTTACACCTCGGGAACCACCGGCAAGCCCAAGGGCGTGCAGCGCGATACCGGGGGCTACACCGTGGCCCTGGCCGCCAGCATCCCCAACGTGTTTGAAGGCAAGCCCGGCGGCACCTTTTTCTGCACCAGCGACATCGGCTGGGTGGTGGGCCACAGCTACATCATCTACGGCCCGCTGATCGGCGGCATGGCCACCATCCTGTACGAAGGCCTGCCCATTCGCCCCGATGGTGGCATCTGGTGGAGCCTGGTCGAGAAGTACAAAGTCCAGGTCATGTTCAGCGCCCCCACAGCCATCCGGGTGCTCAAAAAGCAAGACCCTGCGCTTTTGTCCAAGTACGACCTGTCCAGTCTGCAGGCACTCTTCTTGGCGGGCGAACCCTTGGACGAACCCACGGCCAAATGGATTTCGGAAGGCCTGAGTGGCAAGGCCATCATCGACAACTACTGGCAGACCGAAACCGGTTGGCCGATTCTGAGCATTTGCAATGGCGTGGAAAAAGCGCCCAGCAAGTTCGGCTCGCCCGGAAAAGCGATTTACGGCTACAACGTCAAGTTGGTCGACGACCAGACGGGCGAAGAGTTGACCGGCGCCAACCAGAAAGGCGTGTTGACCATTGAAGGCCCGCTGCCCCCTGGCAACCTGCAAACCATCTGGGGCGATGACGAGCGCTTCGTCAAGACCTACTGGAAGACGGTGCCGAACAAGCTGGTTTACAGCACCTTCGACTGGGCTGTACGGGACGAAGATGGCTATTTCTTCATTTTGGGCCGCACCGACGACGTGATCAACGTAGCCGGTCACCGCCTGGGCACCCGCGAGATCGAAGAAAGCATCTCCAGCCACCCCAACATCGCCGAAGTGGCGGTGGTGGGCGTGGCCGATCAGCTCAAAGGTCAGGTGGCCATGGCCTTTGCCATTGCCAAAGACACTTCGGGCCTGACGGACGCGGCAGCGCGTCTGAAGCTCGAGGGCGAAGTCATGAAGGTGGTGGATTCGCAACTGGGCGCGGTGGCACGGCCCTCGCGTGTGTTCTTTGTATCCGCCTTGCCCAAGACGCGCAGCGGCAAGTTGCTGCGCCGGGCCATTCAGGCGGTGGCCGAGGGGCGCGATCCGGGTGATCTGACCACCATGGACGATCCAGCCGCCTTGCAACAGATCGTTGATCAGATCCAAGGCTGA